The proteins below are encoded in one region of Streptomyces roseirectus:
- a CDS encoding NUDIX hydrolase, with amino-acid sequence MQWTKKNEQTVYANRWFSVNLADVELPDGRHLDHFLIRLRPVAVATVVNEANEVLLLWRHRFITDSWGWELAAGVVEDGEDVAYAAARELEEETGWRPGPLHHLMTVEPSNGLTDARHHIYWSDQGEYVGHPVDDFESDRREWVPLKLVPDMVARGEVPAANMAAALLLLHHLRLG; translated from the coding sequence GTGCAGTGGACGAAAAAAAACGAACAGACCGTGTACGCGAACCGGTGGTTCAGCGTGAACCTCGCGGACGTGGAACTGCCGGACGGACGGCACCTGGACCACTTCCTCATCCGGCTGCGCCCGGTCGCGGTCGCGACGGTGGTCAACGAGGCGAACGAGGTGCTGCTGCTGTGGCGGCACCGCTTCATCACGGACAGCTGGGGGTGGGAACTCGCGGCGGGCGTCGTGGAGGACGGGGAGGACGTCGCGTACGCGGCGGCGCGGGAACTGGAGGAGGAGACCGGCTGGCGGCCGGGACCCCTGCACCACCTGATGACCGTGGAGCCGTCCAACGGACTCACCGACGCCCGCCACCACATCTACTGGTCGGACCAGGGGGAGTACGTCGGACACCCTGTCGACGACTTCGAGTCGGACCGCCGGGAGTGGGTCCCGCTCAAGCTCGTCCCCGACATGGTCGCCCGGGGTGAGGTCCCGGCCGCCAACATGGCGGCCGCCCTGCTGCTCCTGCACCACCTCAGGCTCGGCTAA